The following proteins are co-located in the Halarsenatibacter silvermanii genome:
- a CDS encoding PH domain-containing protein translates to MDQEEILFEDHPKMFRNRPITFILCLGLVLLYGLGLIPLLIWYIKVKGIKLKITDKRIELRKGIIRKKTNEIIKKDIRNITTSQSVTQRLTGVGHLTISSAATGGVEISVSGFKNPEKLKKLIRQ, encoded by the coding sequence GTGGATCAGGAAGAGATTTTGTTTGAAGATCATCCGAAAATGTTCAGAAATAGGCCAATTACATTTATTCTGTGCCTGGGATTGGTTTTGCTGTACGGCCTGGGTTTAATTCCTCTTTTGATATGGTATATAAAGGTTAAAGGAATAAAGCTAAAAATCACCGATAAAAGGATTGAACTTCGGAAGGGTATCATCAGAAAAAAGACCAATGAGATCATAAAAAAAGATATCAGGAATATCACCACCAGCCAATCAGTCACCCAGAGGCTTACAGGAGTTGGCCATTTAACCATTTCCAGTGCTGCCACAGGAGGAGTAGAAATCAGTGTGTCCGGCTTTAAAAATCCGGAAAAACTAAAAAAGCTAATAAGGCAATAA